The following proteins come from a genomic window of Pocillopora verrucosa isolate sample1 chromosome 6, ASM3666991v2, whole genome shotgun sequence:
- the LOC136281898 gene encoding THAP domain-containing protein 3-like: MPHFCCAGQCENSSDKRPDISFHGLPLDNKALLKTWITKMRRHPNYFNVNKHVKICSEHFRPEDFINPEAKKRRLKRDVVPSIFAWSEESPETVARSAVEKLNTSRQEEEEATDTVSEGEGEETFTLSGLTLTSRKTQTQEDDFCDEITDISHRIPCLHSFSVYHLLSKCTTLAKEEKLFTHFTGFNSYVERT, encoded by the coding sequence ATGCCGCACTTTTGCTGCGCTGGACAATGCGAAAATAGCTCTGATAAACGTCCAGATATTTCTTTCCACGGACTTCCTCTCGATAACAAGGCTTTATTGAAGACATGGATCACGAAAATGCGAAGACATcccaattattttaatgtaaacaagCATGTGAAGATTTGCAGCGAGCACTTTAGACCTGAGGATTTTATCAATCCCGAAGCGAAGAAACGCAGATTAAAACGCGACGTAGTCCCTTCTATATTCGCTTGGAGTGAAgaaagtccagaaactgtggCAAGGTCTGCGGTAGAAAAGCTGAACACTAGTagacaagaggaagaagaagcgaCTGACACGGTATCTGAGGGCGAAGGTGAGGAAACTTTCACTCTGTCTGGGCTAACTTTGACTTCACGCAAGACTCAAACACAAGAGGATGATTTCTGCGATGAAATAACGGATATATCTCACAGGATACCATGTCTACACAGCTTTTCTGTTTACCATTTGCTATCAAAGTGCACTACGCTCGCCAAAGAAGAGAAGCTTTTCACACATTTCACTGGTTTCAATTCCTATGTTGAACGTACTTAA
- the LOC136281899 gene encoding tigger transposable element-derived protein 4-like, whose amino-acid sequence MHLKSEDCVGGKCSKVRLTGLAAASATGEKLPMFVIGKSKKPRCFNRVRNLPCRYQAQNKSWMDSQLFEDWVREQDRKFEREGRKVALVVDNCPAHPDVADLMAIHLVFLPQNTTCKTQPMDQGVIKATKAYYRASVVRRYIDAVEKGAPNISVWMP is encoded by the coding sequence ATGCATCTTAAATCTGAAGATTGTGTCGGAGGGAAATGCAGTAAAGTACGCCTAACTGGACTTGCGGCTGCTAGTGCCACAGGAGAGAAGCTACCCATGTTCGTTATAGGCAAGTCAAAGAAACCAAGGTGTTTCAATCGAGTGCGAAATCTCCCCTGCAGGTACCAGGCACAGAACAAAAGCTGGATGGACAGCCAACTTTTTGAGGATTGGGTAAGAGAGCAAGACCGGAAGTTTGAACGCGAGGGTAGAAAGGTAGCCCTTGTAGTCGACAACTGCCCCGCCCACCCAGATGTTGCAGACCTCATGGCCATACATTTAGTGTTTTTACCACAAAACACTACATGCAAGACCCAACCTATGGATCAAGGTGTCATAAAGGCAACGAAGGCATATTACCGTGCATCTGTGGTGAGAAGGTATATTGATGCAGTGGAGAAGGGTGCTCCAAATATTTCTGTTTGGATGCCATGA
- the LOC136281900 gene encoding uncharacterized protein — MTILTRAWNKVTPETIKNCFKKAGICSEAQTIAVNDLDNPFPVLSEEIQPLREAYPEAVPVNVNADDVIDINDAVSTSESGSLTDEEILAEFSSDQEAMEEEEETDEVEVLEECPKKPTASEVRSAIDVLTSYSLFVNGVLLHICFFN; from the coding sequence ATGACGATCTTAACAAGGGCATGGAACAAAGTAACGCCTGAAACAATTAAGAATTGCTTCAAAAAGGCAGGTATTTGCAGTGAGGCACAGACAATTGCCGTTAATGATCTGGACAACCCCTTTCCAGTCCTAAGCGAGGAAATACAGCCTTTGAGAGAAGCCTATCCTGAAGCTGTACCCGTGAATGTTAACGCAGACGATGTAATCGACATCAATGACGCCGTATCCACCTCGGAGTCGGGTTCGTTGACAGACGAAGAGATTCTGGCAGAATTCAGTAGTGATCAGGAGGCaatggaagaggaagaagaaacaGATGAAGTTGAGGTCCTAGAAGAATGCCCCAAGAAACCTACGGCAAGCGAAGTCAGATCTGCAATTGATGTGCTGACTTCATACAGTCTGTTCGTGAACGGGGTTCTACTGcatatatgtttttttaattga
- the LOC131799985 gene encoding uncharacterized protein: MTRPSAHKLSVEDEFLMLLMKLRMGLSNIDLAERFCVSESTVNNINLTWVNFVYTVIGSLKIWPHRDIIIKHSPEEFIKKYPNNIVIVDATELKIQVPSSLQKHSETYSTYKSHTTFKSLIGVDPNGGIMFVSQLFEGSISDKQIVLRSGFLETVRQKVQCGELKEGDAIMADKGFDIGDDLAKVKLKLNIPPFLRDKVGFEEDDVIKTQTIAHHCIHVERAIGKVRRFKIFHSVIPVSMFGSINQIWSVACFLSYFLNPVLSKDELSPKT, from the coding sequence ATGACAAGACCCTCTGCACACAAGCTTTCAGTGGAGGATGAGTTTCTCATGTTACTGATGAAGCTGAGAATGGGATTGTCCAACATTGATTTAGCAGAGAGGTTTTGTGTATCCGAGAGTACTGTCAATAACATTAATCTCACCTGGGTTAATTTTGTGTACACTGTAATTGGCAGCCTCAAAATATGGCCTCATAGagatataattataaaacattctCCGGAGGAATTTATCAAGAAATATCCCAACAACATTGTGATTGTTGATGCGACTGAACTGAAAATCCAAGTCCCTAGTTCATTACAAAAGCACAGTGAGACTTACAGTACTTACAAGTCCCACACAACTTTTAAGTCTCTCATAGGAGTGGATCCTAATGGAGGCATTATGTTTGTGTCTCAGTTATTTGAGGGTTCCATTTCTGACAAACAAATAGTGCTGAGGTCAGGGTTTCTGGAAACTGTGAGACAGAAAGTACAATGTGGAGAACTAAAAGAAGGAGATGCCATCATGGCAGACAAAGGTTTTGACATTGGTGATGACCTTGcaaaagtgaaattgaaattgaatattCCTCCCTTCTTGAGGGACAAAGTAGGATTTGAAGAGGATGATGTAATCAAGACGCAGACAATAGCACATCATTGCATTCATGTTGAACGAGCTATAGGGAAAGTTCGgagattcaaaattttccactctGTCATTCCAGTTTCTATGTTTGGCAGTATTAATCAGATATGGAGTGTTgcctgttttctttcttatttcttaaacccaGTCCTTTCTAAAGATGAATTATCACCAAAGACATAA